One window from the genome of Hoplias malabaricus isolate fHopMal1 chromosome 18, fHopMal1.hap1, whole genome shotgun sequence encodes:
- the LOC136674477 gene encoding protocadherin gamma-A11-like, translated as MEYLVFSARCFLFGVTSILLLSTVNGDVRYSVPEERKTGSVIGNLAKDLGINAKTLSVRKARLDVDDGSKRYCDIDMNTGSLTVAERIDREELCGFLTDCVLQYELILENPLELHRIKIDITDINDNSPAFANDVVELEISESADKGARYAVNEAHDADIGVNAVQSYKLQNNPYFSFIFHNKPGQEKYGELVLEKELDREQEQEVRLLLTAVDGGNPPKSASIVIHVTVLDANDNSPVFNQPVYKVSLREDSPLGTTVATVTATDADEGANGHVTYQFGHLSGDVLKLFALDSETGNLILSGNVDYEKQTSYELRIQAKDGPGLASFAKIIIEVVDVNDNAPTIHLKSLSNPVPEDTPPGTEVGIINVQDKDSEKNRQIRCSIQGHVPFTLTPSIKNYFSLSTSGPLDREHTSEYNITITAVDEGSPPLSSSKTFHLSVSDVNDNPPVFDEQSYSAYVAENNKAGTSICSVTARDPDWRQNGTVLYSLLPSEVNGVPVSSFLSINADTGVIHAVRSFDYEQFRSLKVQVVSRDNGSPPLSSNATVSVFITDENDNSPQILYPAPEGKSLMTEMVPKAALSGSLVSKVIAVDADSGQNAWLSYRIVKSTDPGLFSMGVHSGEIRVQRDISESDSMKQNLVISVRDNGQPPLSATCSVYLLISDNLAEVPELKDMTYEEKSSKLTSYLIIALVSVSTFFLTFIILILAVRFCRRRKPRLLFDGAVAIPSAYLPPNYAEVEGAGTLRSSYNYDAYLTTGSHTSDFKFIRSYNDSTLPAGGTLRKSPDDSNIITFSDAGEALEVRSLD; from the coding sequence ATGGAATACCTTGTATTTTCTGCTCGGTGCTTTTTGTTTGGGGTGACGTCCATCCTCCTGCTGTCGACGGTGAATGGAGATGTGAGGTATTCTGTTCCGGAGGAGAGGAAGACTGGGTCCGTGATTGGGAATCTGGCGAAGGATCTTGGAATAAATGCAAAGACGTTATCCGTGCGTAAAGCGCGTCTGGATGTCGATGACGGCAGCAAACGTTACTGCGACATTGACATGAACACTGGGAGTCTGACTGTAGCCGAGAGAATCGACAGAGAGGAGCTGTGCGGGTTCCTGACTGATTGTGTGTTGCAGTACGAACTGATCCTCGAAAACCCTCTGGAGTTACATCGCATTAAAATAGATATCACTGATATTAACGATAACTCTCCGGCTTTTGCAAATGATGTTGTTGAATTGGAGATTAGCGAATCAGCGGATAAAGGAGCTCGATATGCAGTGAATGAAGCCCACGATGCAGATATAGGAGTCAATGCTGTACAGAGCTACAAACTACAAAACAatccatatttttcttttatttttcataataaacCAGGGCAGGAGAAGTACGGAGAGTTAGTGTTGGAGAAAGAGCTGGACCGCGAGCAGGAGCAGGAGGTGAGGTTATTACTCACCGCTGTTGATGGAGGGAATCCGCCCAAATCTGCGTCTATAGTGATACACGTGACGGTACTCGACGCTAATGATAATTCCCCAGTCTTTAATCAGCCCGTTTACAAGGTGAGTCTCCGCGAAGATTCTCCTCTAGGTACCACGGTCGCCACAGTGACCGCCACAGACGCTGATGAAGGAGCTAATGGTCACGTGACTTATCAGTTTGGCCATCTCTCTGGCGACGTGCTTAAATTGTTTGCGCTTGATTCTGAAACGGGAAATTTAATCCTGAGCGGTAACGTGGATTATGAAAAACAGACATCGTATGAGTTGAGAATCCAAGCTAAAGACGGTCCAGGACTGGCTTCTTTTGCTAAAATCATTATTGAGGTTGTTGACGTTAATGACAATGCACCGACCATACACCTGAAGTCACTGAGCAATCCGGTTCCAGAAGACACGCCCCCTGGGACTGAAGTGGGCATCATTAACGTCCAAGACAAGGACTCTGAGAAAAACCGACAGATCCGCTGCAGCATTCAGGGACACGTTCCTTTCACATTAACCCCTTCCATCAAGAACTACTTCTCACTTTCTACTTCTGGACCTCTGGACCGCGAACACACCTCTGAATACAACATCACCATCACTGCAGTAGATGAAGGCAGCCCACCTTTATCCTCCTCTAAGACCTTCCATTTATCTGTGTCAGACGTGAACGACAACCCGCCTGTGTTTGATGAGCAGTCCTACAGCGCTTATGTAGCTGAGAACAACAAAGCAGGCACCTCCATCTGCTCCGTGACTGCGAGAGACCCAGACTGGAGGCAGAACGGCACAGTGCTGTATTCTCTGCTGCCCAGTGAGGTGAACGGTGTTCCGGTGTCCTCCTTCCTCTCCATCAACGCAGACACGGGGGTGATCCACGCCGTGAGGTCATTTGACTACGAGCAGTTCAGGAGCCTGAAAGTCCAGGTGGTGTCCAGAGACAACGGCTCTCCTCCGCTCAGCAGCAACGCCACCGTGAGTGTGTTCATAACAGACGAGAACGATAACTCTCCACAGATATTATACCCTGCTCCAGAGGGGAAGTCTTTAATGACCGAGATGGTCCCTAAAGCCGCTCTGTCCGGCTCTCTGGTGTCCAAGGTGATCGCCGTGGACGCCGACTCCGGACAGAACGCGTGGCTGTCCTATCGGATCGTAAAGTCCACCGATCCGGGCCTTTTCAGCATGGGTGTCCACAGCGGAGAGATCAGGGTCCAGCGGGACATCAGTGAATCTGACAGCATGAAGCAGAACCTTGTTATTTCAGTGAGAGATAACGGACAGCCCCCTCTCTCTGCGACGTGTTCTGTCTATCTGCTGATTTCTGATAACCTGGCTGAAGTTCCAGAGCTGAAGGACATGACTTATGAAGAGAAGAGCTCCAAACTAACGTCCTATCTGATCATCGCGCTGGTGTCGGTGTCCACCTTCTTCCTGACCTTCATCATCCTGATCCTGGCTGTGAGGTTCTGTCGCAGGAGAAAGCCCAGACTGTTGTTTGATGGAGCAGTGGCCATTCCCAGCGCGTACCTCCCTCCCAACTACGCAGAGGTGGAGGGAGCCGGGACTCTCCGCAGTTCTTACAATTATGACGCGTATCTGACCACAGGGTCCCACACCAGTGACTTCAAGTTCATCAGATCCTACAATGACAGCACTCTTCCTGCTGGGGGCACTCTGAGGAAGAGCCCGGATGACTCCAACATCATCACTTTCTCTGACGCTGGTGAAGCACTGGAGGTAAGATCATTGGATTAA
- the LOC136674478 gene encoding protocadherin gamma-A11-like, whose protein sequence is MEYLVFSARCFLFGVTSILLLSTVNGDVRYSVPEERKTGSVIGNLAKDLGINAKMFSVRKARLDVDDGSKRYCDIDMNTGSLTVAERIDREELCGFLTDCVLQYELILENPLELHRIKIDITDINDNSPAFANDVVELEIRESADKGARYAVNEAHDADIGVNAVQSYKLQNNPYFSFIFHNKPGQEKYGELVLEKELDREQEQEVRLLLTAVDGGNPPKSASIVIHVTVLDANDNSPVFNQPVYKVSLREDSPVGTTVATVTATDADEGANGHVTYQFGHLSGDVLKLFALDSETGNLILSGNVDYEKQTSYELRIQAKDGPGLASFAKIIIEVIDVNDNAPTIHLKSLSNPVPEDTPPGTEVGIINVQDKDSEKNRQIRCSIQGHVPFTLTPSIKNYFSLSTSGPLDREHTSEYNITITAVDEGSPPLSSSKTFHLSVSDVNDNPPVFDEQSYSAYVAENNKAGTSICSVTARDPDWRQNGTVLYSLLPSEVNGVPVSSFLSINADTGVIHAVRSFDYEQFRSLKVQVVSRDNGSPPLSSNATVSVFITDENDNSPQILYPAPEGKSLMTEMVPKAALSGSLVSKVIAVDADSGQNAWLSYRIVKSTDPGLFSMGVHSGEIRVQRDISESDSMKQNLVISVRDNGQPPLSATCSVYLLISDNLAEVPELKDMTYEEKSSKLTSYLIIALVSVSTFFLTFIILILAVRFCRRRKPRLLFDGAVAIPSAYLPPNYAEVEGAGTLRSSYNYDAYLTTGSHTSDFKFIRSYNDSTLPAGGTLRKSPDDSNIITFSDAGEALEVRSLD, encoded by the coding sequence ATGGAATACCTTGTATTTTCTGCTCGGTGCTTTTTGTTTGGGGTGACGTCCATCCTCCTGCTGTCGACGGTGAATGGAGATGTGAGGTATTCTGTTCCGGAGGAGAGGAAGACTGGGTCCGTGATTGGGAATCTGGCGAAGGATCTTGGAATAAATGCAAAGATGTTTTCCGTGCGTAAAGCGCGTCTGGATGTCGATGACGGCAGCAAACGTTACTGCGACATTGACATGAACACTGGGAGTCTGACTGTAGCCGAGAGAATCGACAGAGAGGAGCTGTGCGGGTTCCTGACTGATTGTGTGTTGCAGTACGAACTGATCCTCGAAAACCCTCTGGAGTTACATCGCATTAAAATAGATATCACTGATATTAATGATAACTCTCCGGCTTTTGCAAATGATGTTGTTGAGTTGGAGATTAGAGAATCAGCGGATAAAGGAGCTCGATATGCAGTGAATGAAGCCCACGATGCAGATATAGGAGTCAATGCTGTACAGAGCTACAAACTACAAAACAATCCAtacttttcctttatttttcataataaacCAGGGCAGGAGAAGTACGGAGAGTTAGTGTTGGAGAAAGAGCTGGACCGCGAGCAGGAGCAGGAGGTGAGGTTATTACTCACCGCTGTTGATGGAGGGAATCCGCCCAAATCTGCGTCTATAGTGATACACGTGACTGTACTCGACGCTAATGATAATTCCCCAGTCTTTAATCAGCCCGTTTACAAAGTGAGTCTCCGCGAAGATTCTCCTGTAGGTACCACGGTCGCTACAGTGACCGCCACAGACGCTGATGAAGGAGCTAATGGTCACGTGACTTATCAGTTTGGCCATCTCTCTGGCGACGTGCTTAAATTGTTCGCGCTTGATTCTGAAACGGGAAATTTAATCCTGAGCGGTAACGTGGATTATGAAAAACAGACATCGTATGAGTTGAGAATCCAAGCTAAAGACGGTCCAGGACTGGCTTCTTTCGCTAAAATCATTATTGAGGTTATTGACGTTAATGACAATGCACCGACCATACACCTGAAGTCACTGAGCAATCCGGTTCCAGAAGACACGCCCCCTGGGACTGAAGTGGGCATCATTAACGTCCAAGACAAGGACTCTGAGAAAAACCGACAGATCCGCTGCAGCATTCAGGGACACGTTCCTTTCACATTAACCCCTTCCATCAAGAACTACTTCTCACTTTCTACATCTGGACCTCTGGACCGCGAACACACCTCTGAATACAACATCACCATCACTGCAGTAGATGAAGGCAGCCCACCTTTATCCTCCTCTAAGACCTTCCATTTATCTGTGTCAGACGTGAACGACAACCCCCCTGTGTTTGATGAGCAGTCCTACAGCGCTTATGTAGCTGAGAACAACAAAGCAGGCACCTCCATCTGCTCCGTGACTGCGAGAGACCCAGACTGGAGGCAGAACGGCACAGTGCTGTATTCTCTGCTGCCCAGTGAGGTGAACGGTGTTCCGGTGTCCTCCTTCCTCTCCATCAACGCAGACACGGGGGTGATCCACGCCGTGAGGTCATTTGACTACGAGCAGTTCAGGAGCCTGAAAGTCCAGGTGGTGTCCAGAGACAACGGCTCTCCTCCGCTCAGCAGCAACGCCACCGTGAGTGTGTTCATAACAGACGAGAACGATAACTCTCCACAGATATTATACCCTGCTCCAGAGGGGAAGTCTTTAATGACCGAGATGGTCCCTAAAGCCGCTCTGTCCGGCTCTCTGGTGTCCAAGGTGATCGCCGTGGACGCCGACTCCGGACAGAACGCGTGGCTGTCCTATCGGATCGTAAAGTCCACCGATCCGGGCCTTTTCAGCATGGGTGTCCACAGCGGAGAGATCAGGGTCCAGCGGGACATCAGTGAATCTGACAGCATGAAGCAGAACCTTGTTATTTCAGTGAGAGATAACGGACAGCCCCCTCTCTCTGCGACGTGTTCTGTCTATCTGCTGATTTCTGATAACCTGGCTGAAGTTCCAGAGCTGAAGGACATGACTTATGAAGAGAAGAGCTCCAAACTAACGTCCTATCTGATCATCGCGCTGGTGTCGGTGTCCACCTTCTTCCTGACCTTCATCATCCTGATCCTGGCTGTGAGGTTCTGTCGCAGGAGAAAGCCCAGACTGTTGTTTGATGGAGCAGTGGCCATTCCCAGCGCGTACCTCCCTCCCAACTACGCAGAGGTGGAGGGAGCCGGGACTCTCCGCAGTTCTTACAATTATGACGCGTATCTGACCACAGGGTCCCACACCAGTGACTTCAAGTTCATCAGATCCTACAATGACAGCACTCTTCCTGCTGGGGGCACTCTGAGGAAGAGCCCGGATGACTCCAACATCATCACTTTCTCTGACGCTGGTGAAGCACTGGAGGTAAGATCATTGGATTAA
- the LOC136674476 gene encoding protocadherin gamma-A11-like → MPNTLGRFTFRWRIWAAILYSLLVRVAVADLRYSVPEETKTKHIIGSLSKDLNLDPKSLRSRKARLDYQGDKRYCGVDLDSGHIFVLERIDREALCGTTPSCLLQFEFILENPLELHNVVLEVQDINDNAPVFPKDSIKLEISETAPTGSKFQISRARDVDIGRNSVQNYFLSQNKHFDLDARSSKDRYVDIVLKSNLDRETEGEHSLVLTAVDGGNPPRSGSVVILVLVQDVNDNAPVFSQSVYRAQLMENALPGTSVIHITATDVDEGANGQITYYINHLSESTKDLFQIDENSGEIEVNSQLDHERASSYEMEIQAEDGGGQTSHCKVMIEIVDVNDNAPVITVKSLMNPIPENIALGSEVAVLNVKDQDSGKNSRVSCSIPTNLSFKLQPSIKNYFTLTTATFLDREKVAEYNVTITATDAGTPPLLSTATLNIQVGDINDNPPVFDEQSYSAYVAENNKAGTSICSVTARDPDWRQNGTVLYSLLPSEVNGVPVSSFLSINADTGVIHAVRSFDYEQFRSLKVQVVSRDNGSPPLSSNATVSVFITDENDNSPQILYPAPEGKSLMTEMVPKAALSGSLVSKVIAVDADSGQNAWLSYRIVKSTDPGLFSMGVHSGEIRVQRDISESDSMKQNLVISVRDNGQPPLSATCSVYLLISDNLAEVPELKDMTYEEKSSKLTSYLIIALVSVSTFFLTFIILILAVRFCRRRKPRLLFDGAVAIPSAYLPPNYAEVEGAGTLRSSYNYDAYLTTGSHTSDFKFIRSYNDSTLPAGGTLRKSPDDSNIITFSDAGEALEVSSLD, encoded by the coding sequence ATGCCGAATACATTGGGACGGTTCACATTCAGATGGCGAATTTGGGCAGCGATTCTGTACTCACTCCTTGTCCGAGTCGCTGTGGCGGACCTTCGCTATTCggtcccggaggaaaccaaaacaaaacacatcatCGGAAGCCTAAGCAAGGACCTGAATCTGGATCCGAAAAGTCTGAGATCTCGAAAGGCCAGGCTGGATTATCAAGGGGATAAACGCTATTGTGGAGTGGATTTGGATTCCGGGCATATTTTCGTTTTAGAGAGAATCGACCGGGAAGCTCTGTGTGGAACGACGCCCAGCTGTTTGCTGCAGTTTGAGTTTATTCTTGAAAATCCTCTGGAGCTTCACAATGTGGTTTTGGAGGTGCAGGACATCAACGACAACGCGCCTGTTTTCCCAAAAGATTCAATCAAGCTTGAGATCAGCGAGACAGCGCCGACTGGGAGCAAATTTCAGATATCTCGGGCACGTGACGTGGATATTGGCAGAAATTCAGTTCAGAATTATTTTCTGAGTCAGAACAAACACTTCGACCTTGATGCTAGATCGAGTAAAGACAGGTATGTGGACATTGTTCTGAAAAGCAACCTCGAccgagagacagagggggagcATTCCTTGGTCCTGACTGCAGTGGATGGGGGGAATCCTCCGCGATCAGGTTCCGTTGTTATCCTCGTATTAGTACAAGATGTAAATGATAACGCCCCTGTTTTCTCGCAGTCCGTGTACAGAGCTCAGTTAATGGAAAACGCCTTGCCTGGAACCTCCGTCATCCACATTACAGCGACGGATGTGGATGAAGGCGCAAATGGGCAAATCACATATTACATTAACCACCTCTCCGAGAGCACCAAAGATCTGTTTCAAATCGATGAGAACAGTGGTGAAATTGAGGTAAATAGTCAACTTGACCACGAACGAGCCTCCTCTTATGAGATGGAAATACAAGCAGAAGATGGCGGCGGTCAGACCAGCCACTGTAAAGTCATGATTGAAATTGTAGATGTTAATGACAATGCTCCGGTGATAACAGTGAAATCTCTTATGAACCCCATTCCAGAAAACATCGCCCTTGGCTCCGAGGTCGCCGTATTAAACGTGAAGGACCAAGACTCGGGTAAAAACAGCCGAGTCAGTTGTTCTATTCCCACCAACTTATCTTTCAAATTACAACCATCTATTAAGAACTACTTCACCTTAACTACCGCCACATTCCTCGACCGTGAGAAAGTCGCTGAGTATAATGTCACAATAACAGCAACTGATGCAGGAACACCTCCTCTTCTCTCCACTGCAACTCTGAATATTCAAGTAGGGGACATCAACGACAACCCCCCTGTGTTTGATGAGCAGTCCTACAGCGCTTATGTAGCTGAGAACAACAAAGCAGGCACCTCCATCTGCTCCGTGACTGCGAGAGACCCAGACTGGAGGCAGAACGGCACAGTGCTGTATTCTCTGCTGCCCAGTGAGGTGAACGGTGTTCCGGTGTCCTCCTTCCTCTCCATCAACGCAGACACGGGGGTGATCCACGCCGTGAGGTCATTTGACTACGAGCAGTTCAGGAGCCTGAAAGTCCAGGTGGTGTCCAGAGACAACGGCTCTCCTCCGCTCAGCAGCAACGCCACCGTGAGTGTGTTCATAACAGACGAGAACGATAACTCTCCACAGATATTATACCCTGCTCCAGAGGGGAAGTCTTTAATGACCGAGATGGTCCCTAAAGCCGCTCTGTCCGGCTCTCTGGTGTCCAAGGTGATTGCCGTGGACGCCGACTCCGGACAGAACGCGTGGCTGTCCTATCGGATCGTAAAGTCCACCGATCCGGGCCTTTTCAGCATGGGTGTCCACAGCGGAGAGATCAGGGTCCAGCGGGACATCAGTGAATCTGACAGCATGAAGCAGAACCTTGTTATTTCAGTGAGAGATAACGGACAGCCCCCTCTCTCTGCGACGTGTTCTGTCTATCTGCTGATTTCTGATAACCTGGCTGAAGTTCCAGAGCTGAAGGACATGACTTATGAAGAGAAGAGCTCCAAACTAACGTCCTATCTGATCATCGCGCTGGTGTCGGTGTCCACCTTCTTCCTGACCTTCATCATCCTGATCCTGGCTGTGAGGTTCTGTCGCAGGAGAAAGCCCAGACTGTTGTTTGATGGAGCAGTGGCCATTCCCAGCGCGTACCTCCCTCCCAACTACGCAGAGGTGGAGGGAGCCGGGACTCTCCGCAGTTCTTACAATTATGACGCGTATCTGACCACAGGGTCCCACACCAGTGACTTCAAGTTCATCAGATCCTACAATGACAGCACTCTTCCTGCTGGGGGCACTCTGAGGAAGAGCCCGGATGATTCCAACATTATCACTTTCTCTGACGCTGGTGAAGCACTGGAGGTAAGTTCATTGGATTAA
- the LOC136674479 gene encoding protocadherin gamma-A11-like — MEYLVFSARCFLFGVTSILLLSTVNGDVRYSVPEERKTGSVIGNLAKDLGINAKMLSVRKARLDVDDGSKRYCDIDMNTGSLTVAERIDREELCGFLTDCVLQYELILENPLELHRIKIDITDINDNSPAFANDVVELEISESAIKGARYAVNEAHDADIGVNAVQSYKLQNNPYFSFIFHNKPGQEKYGELVLEKELDREQEQEVRLLLTAVDGGNPPKSASIVIHVTVLDANDNSPVFNQPVYKVSLREDSPVGTTVATVTATDADEGANGHVTYQFGHLSGDVLKLFALDSETGNLILSGNVDYEKQTSYELRIQAKDGPGLASFAKIIIEVIDVNDNAPTIHLKSLSNPVPEDTPPGTEVGIINVQDKDSEKNRQIRCSIQGHVPFTLTPSIKNYFSLSTSGPLDREHTSEYNITITAVDEGSPPLSSSKTFHLSVSDVNDNPPVFDEQSYSAYVAENNKAGTSICSVTARDPDWRQNGTVLYSLLPSEVNGVPVSSFLSINADTGVIHAVRSFDYEQFRSLKVQVVSRDNGSPPLSSNATVSVFITDENDNSPQILYPAPEGKSLMTEMVPKAALSGSLVSKVIAVDADSGQNAWLSYRIVKSTDPGLFSMGVHSGEIRVQRDISESDSMKQNLVISVRDNGQPPLSATCSVYLLISDNLAEVPELKDMTYEEKSSKLTSYLIIALVSVSTFFLTFIILILAVRFCRRRKPRLLFDGAVAIPSAYLPPNYAEVEGAGTLRSSYNYDAYLTTGSHTSDFKFIRSYNDSTLPAGGTLRKSPDDSNIITFSDAGEEVRHF, encoded by the coding sequence ATGGAATACCTTGTATTTTCTGCTCGGTGCTTTTTGTTTGGGGTGACGTCCATCCTCCTGCTGTCGACGGTGAATGGAGATGTGAGGTATTCTGTTCCGGAGGAGAGGAAGACTGGGTCCGTGATTGGGAATCTGGCGAAGGATCTTGGAATAAATGCAAAGATGTTGTCCGTGCGTAAAGCGCGTCTGGATGTCGATGACGGTAGCAAACGTTACTGCGACATTGACATGAACACTGGGAGTCTGACTGTAGCCGAGAGAATCGACAGAGAGGAGCTGTGCGGGTTCCTGACTGATTGTGTGTTGCAGTACGAACTGATCCTCGAAAACCCTCTGGAGTTACATCGCATTAAAATAGATATCACTGATATTAATGATAACTCTCCGGCTTTTGCAAATGATGTTGTTGAGTTGGAGATTAGTGAATCGGCTATAAAAGGAGCTCGATATGCAGTGAATGAAGCCCACGATGCAGATATAGGAGTCAATGCTGTACAGAGCTACAAACTACAAAACAATCCAtacttttcctttatttttcataataaacCAGGGCAGGAGAAGTACGGGGAGTTAGTGTTGGAGAAAGAGCTGGATCGCGAGCAGGAGCAGGAGGTGAGGTTATTACTCACCGCTGTTGATGGAGGGAATCCGCCCAAATCTGCGTCTATAGTGATACACGTGACTGTACTCGACGCTAATGATAATTCCCCAGTCTTTAATCAGCCCGTTTACAAGGTGAGTCTCCGCGAAGATTCTCCTGTAGGTACCACGGTAGCCACAGTGACCGCCACAGACGCTGATGAAGGAGCTAATGGTCACGTGACTTATCAGTTTGGCCATCTCTCTGGCGACGTGCTTAAATTGTTCGCGCTTGATTCTGAAACGGGAAATTTAATCCTGAGCGGTAACGTGGATTATGAAAAACAGACATCGTATGAGTTGAGAATCCAAGCTAAAGACGGTCCAGGACTGGCTTCTTTCGCTAAAATCATTATTGAGGTTATTGACGTTAATGACAATGCACCGACCATACACCTGAAGTCACTGAGCAATCCGGTTCCAGAAGACACGCCCCCTGGGACTGAAGTGGGCATCATTAACGTCCAAGACAAGGACTCTGAGAAAAACCGACAGATCCGCTGCAGCATTCAGGGACACGTTCCTTTCACATTAACCCCTTCCATCAAGAACTACTTCTCACTTTCTACATCTGGACCTCTGGACCGCGAACACACCTCTGAATACAACATCACCATCACTGCAGTAGATGAAGGCAGCCCACCTTTATCCTCCTCTAAGACCTTCCATTTATCTGTGTCAGACGTGAACGACAACCCCCCTGTGTTTGATGAGCAGTCCTACAGCGCTTATGTAGCTGAGAACAACAAAGCAGGCACCTCCATCTGCTCCGTGACTGCGAGAGACCCAGACTGGAGGCAGAACGGCACAGTGCTGTATTCTCTGCTGCCCAGTGAGGTGAACGGTGTTCCGGTGTCCTCCTTCCTCTCCATCAACGCAGACACGGGGGTGATCCACGCCGTGAGGTCATTTGACTACGAGCAGTTCAGGAGCCTGAAAGTCCAGGTGGTGTCCAGAGACAACGGCTCTCCTCCGCTCAGCAGCAACGCCACCGTGAGTGTGTTCATAACAGACGAGAACGATAACTCTCCACAGATATTATACCCTGCTCCAGAGGGGAAGTCTTTAATGACCGAGATGGTCCCTAAAGCCGCTCTGTCCGGCTCTCTGGTGTCCAAGGTGATCGCCGTGGACGCCGACTCCGGACAGAACGCGTGGCTGTCCTATCGGATCGTAAAGTCCACCGATCCGGGCCTTTTCAGCATGGGTGTCCACAGCGGAGAGATCAGGGTCCAGCGGGACATCAGTGAATCTGACAGCATGAAGCAGAACCTTGTTATTTCAGTGAGAGATAACGGACAGCCCCCTCTCTCTGCGACGTGTTCTGTCTATCTGCTGATTTCTGATAACCTGGCTGAAGTTCCAGAGCTGAAGGACATGACTTATGAAGAGAAGAGCTCCAAACTAACGTCCTATCTGATCATCGCGCTGGTGTCGGTGTCCACCTTCTTCCTGACCTTCATCATCCTGATCCTGGCTGTGAGGTTCTGTCGCAGGAGAAAGCCCAGACTGTTGTTTGATGGAGCAGTGGCCATTCCCAGCGCGTACCTCCCTCCCAACTACGCAGAGGTGGAGGGAGCCGGGACTCTCCGCAGTTCTTACAATTATGACGCGTATCTGACCACAGGGTCCCACACCAGTGACTTCAAGTTCATCAGATCCTACAATGACAGCACTCTTCCTGCTGGGGGCACTCTGAGGAAGAGCCCGGATGACTCCAATATCATCACTTTCTCTGACGCTGGTGAAGAGGTAAGACATTTCTGA